In Hoeflea ulvae, one genomic interval encodes:
- a CDS encoding TRAP transporter small permease translates to MKILDTAFRYLALLGAVSFAAAACITVVDVVMRKFSGGILGTVDYVQLFIVSGAFLAMPYAFRVNAHVSLDLVSNFLPPFAQWLLGLATSLLTLGFCCLLGYYSTQSALSMLSSSDISMNIGIPMWIYWAPFALGLVGSSVAMAFNVADQLRAGWNEPGKSAT, encoded by the coding sequence ATGAAAATACTGGATACCGCCTTTCGCTATCTGGCCCTGTTAGGCGCGGTCTCCTTTGCAGCCGCAGCCTGCATCACCGTGGTCGATGTCGTCATGCGCAAATTCAGCGGCGGCATTTTGGGCACCGTCGACTATGTGCAGCTCTTCATCGTCTCCGGCGCCTTTCTGGCCATGCCCTATGCCTTCAGGGTCAATGCGCATGTCTCGCTGGATCTGGTCTCCAACTTTCTTCCGCCCTTCGCGCAGTGGCTGCTCGGCCTGGCCACCAGCCTGCTGACGCTCGGCTTCTGCTGTCTGCTTGGCTACTATTCCACCCAATCCGCGCTGTCGATGCTGTCGAGCTCGGACATCTCGATGAACATCGGCATTCCGATGTGGATCTACTGGGCGCCCTTTGCGCTGGGTCTGGTCGGGTCGTCGGTCGCCATGGCCTTCAATGTCGCTGACCAGCTCCGTGCCGGCTGGAACGAACCCGGAAAGTCCGCCACATGA
- a CDS encoding DUF3237 domain-containing protein: MTISTPPQLDPVCTLTVELGPIREMGQGRGGARRIVPIIGGSVEGPLLNGRILDIGADWQTVFADGLAELDTRYSMQTHDGAVIEICNYGFRHGPAEVMQAVARGDTVDPRSYYMRTHARLETGDARYGWVNRTLFIGSGSRLASAVVISLFAIR; this comes from the coding sequence ATGACCATCTCCACCCCTCCCCAGCTTGACCCGGTCTGCACATTGACCGTGGAACTCGGGCCGATCCGCGAGATGGGACAGGGGCGCGGCGGGGCCCGTCGCATCGTGCCGATCATCGGCGGCAGTGTGGAAGGGCCGTTGTTGAACGGCCGCATCCTCGACATCGGCGCGGATTGGCAGACGGTGTTTGCTGACGGACTGGCCGAGCTCGACACGCGCTACTCGATGCAGACCCATGACGGCGCCGTGATCGAGATCTGCAATTACGGCTTCCGCCATGGCCCGGCGGAGGTGATGCAGGCTGTGGCGCGCGGCGACACCGTCGATCCCCGATCCTACTACATGCGCACCCATGCACGACTTGAAACCGGCGATGCACGCTATGGCTGGGTCAACCGCACGCTCTTCATCGGCAGCGGCAGCCGCCTGGCAAGCGCAGTCGTCATCTCGCTGTTTGCAATCCGTTAG
- a CDS encoding TRAP transporter large permease, protein MTPPLLGILGFFVAMALTLVGVPVAIAMAVTGVAGFAILNGTGGAIYVLGSAPFEAVFPYSLSVIPLFVAMGVFSAHAGLSTSLFSAMNMVFKRFRGGLAMATVGACAIFGAICGSSLATAATMGRIAVPEMIREGYSPSLAGASVAAAGTLGVLIPPSVLMVIYALLTENSIGQLFAAALLPGLLATGLYITAVAVTVRISPNAIKPVDHHGDDRPETGFDKSVIAAISLFVVVLGGLYSGLFSANEAAAVGAFGAVVLAILMKTSFASMVDAALETARTSAMIFMILVGAALFNFFIEGTGLAGILGNWISESGLPPTVIMIMILCFYLLLGCFMDSLSMILLTIPIVYPIVINLGFDPIWFGIIVVSVAEIGLITPPIGMNLFVVQNVAPQVSQSDIIRGILPFVIADVVRLFLFVAFPAIILFLPTLMR, encoded by the coding sequence ATGACGCCGCCGCTTCTCGGAATTCTCGGCTTCTTCGTCGCCATGGCCCTGACCCTGGTCGGCGTGCCCGTCGCCATTGCCATGGCGGTGACCGGTGTTGCCGGCTTTGCCATTCTCAACGGCACCGGCGGCGCCATCTATGTTCTGGGCTCGGCGCCCTTCGAGGCGGTTTTTCCCTACAGCCTGTCGGTGATTCCACTGTTCGTCGCGATGGGCGTGTTTTCCGCCCATGCCGGCCTGTCGACCAGCCTGTTCAGCGCGATGAACATGGTGTTCAAGCGTTTCCGCGGCGGTCTCGCCATGGCCACGGTCGGCGCCTGCGCAATCTTCGGCGCGATCTGCGGCTCCTCGCTGGCGACAGCCGCCACCATGGGCCGCATCGCTGTGCCCGAGATGATCCGCGAGGGTTATTCGCCAAGCCTGGCCGGCGCCTCGGTGGCCGCCGCCGGTACGCTGGGCGTGCTCATCCCTCCCTCGGTGCTGATGGTGATCTACGCCCTGCTGACCGAAAATTCGATCGGCCAGCTCTTTGCCGCAGCGCTTCTGCCCGGCCTGCTGGCGACCGGCCTCTACATCACCGCCGTGGCGGTAACGGTGCGGATCAGTCCCAACGCGATCAAGCCGGTGGATCACCACGGCGATGACCGGCCCGAGACCGGCTTCGACAAATCCGTCATCGCCGCGATTTCGCTGTTCGTCGTTGTTCTGGGCGGGCTTTATTCCGGACTGTTCTCGGCCAATGAGGCCGCGGCCGTCGGCGCTTTCGGCGCAGTGGTGCTGGCAATCCTGATGAAGACCAGCTTCGCTTCCATGGTCGACGCGGCGCTGGAAACAGCCCGGACCAGCGCGATGATCTTCATGATCCTGGTCGGCGCGGCCCTGTTCAATTTCTTCATAGAGGGCACCGGTCTGGCGGGGATTCTGGGCAACTGGATCAGCGAGTCGGGGCTGCCGCCGACGGTGATCATGATCATGATCCTGTGTTTCTACCTGCTGCTCGGCTGCTTCATGGATTCGCTGTCGATGATCCTGCTGACCATCCCGATCGTCTATCCGATCGTCATCAATCTCGGCTTCGATCCAATCTGGTTTGGCATCATTGTCGTCTCGGTCGCTGAAATCGGACTGATCACGCCGCCGATCGGCATGAATCTCTTCGTGGTGCAGAATGTAGCGCCGCAGGTGAGCCAGTCGGATATCATCAGGGGCATCCTGCCCTTCGTGATTGCCGATGTCGTGCGGCTGTTCCTGTTCGTGGCGTTTCCGGCCATCATCCTGTTCCTGCCGACCCTGATGCGATGA
- a CDS encoding CopG family transcriptional regulator, translating into MSNVKQLREKTPETEKITINLGYVDLGRIDLLVNEGFYSNRSDFIRTAIRNQLDSHQDAVTRSIERHTMELGLRDYSRADLESLRAAGEVLHVKVVGLARIADDVTPELALATIGTITVLGALQASRDVKTALADRIR; encoded by the coding sequence ATGAGCAATGTCAAGCAATTGCGGGAAAAGACGCCCGAGACAGAGAAGATCACCATCAATTTAGGCTATGTCGATCTCGGCCGGATCGATCTTCTGGTCAATGAAGGGTTCTATTCCAACCGGTCAGATTTCATCCGGACGGCGATCCGCAACCAGCTCGACAGCCACCAGGACGCGGTCACAAGATCAATCGAACGGCACACGATGGAACTGGGCCTGCGCGACTACAGCCGCGCTGATCTCGAATCCCTGCGCGCCGCCGGCGAAGTGCTGCATGTCAAGGTGGTGGGTCTGGCGCGCATTGCAGACGACGTCACGCCCGAGCTCGCGCTTGCAACCATTGGAACGATAACTGTGCTGGGTGCGTTGCAGGCAAGCAGAGACGTCAAAACCGCACTGGCCGACCGCATCAGGTAG